One genomic segment of Desulfomicrobium sp. ZS1 includes these proteins:
- a CDS encoding aminotransferase class I/II-fold pyridoxal phosphate-dependent enzyme codes for MTDAKHDNLFGLSEDAKRNLLAKMKQGQNGFQARERVDSVNVPDKYLQFEELPGYKQLRIQHAVANQTGILNPFFACHDGIAKDVTSIDGVSYLNFSTYDYLDLNGHPEIIAAAGEAMRRYGTSASASRLVSGERPPHRALEKALAQLYNVDACLTFVSGHATNVSTISQLFGRKDIIFQDSLAHNSIVQGATASGAYRICFPHNDLDALERLLHEHRGQYQRALIVTEGLFSMDGHIADLPGLIALKKRHKCFLMVDDAHGFGVLGKTGCGVAEHFGINPQNVDIWMGTLSKTLCGCGGFIAGSKSLIELLKFTASGFVYSVGMSPPLAAASKTALEIMLREPWRVEKLQSISRFFLSYAKDKQLNTGDADGYAIVPIKLGSSLVAGLLATALFELKVNVLPIIYPVVEEGSARLRFFLSAAHGEECVRQALDAVAEELPKALDRAEAIVR; via the coding sequence ATGACTGATGCCAAGCATGATAATCTGTTTGGACTCTCGGAAGATGCCAAACGAAATCTGTTGGCCAAGATGAAGCAGGGGCAAAACGGCTTCCAAGCGCGCGAACGGGTCGATTCCGTGAACGTACCTGATAAATATTTGCAATTTGAAGAGCTTCCCGGATACAAACAATTGCGTATCCAGCACGCAGTGGCGAATCAGACTGGCATCTTAAATCCATTTTTTGCCTGCCACGATGGCATTGCCAAAGATGTCACGAGCATTGATGGCGTATCATATCTAAATTTTTCGACCTATGACTATTTGGACTTGAACGGACATCCGGAAATAATCGCTGCCGCCGGGGAGGCCATGCGAAGGTACGGGACTTCGGCGTCGGCCAGCAGACTTGTATCTGGGGAGCGTCCACCACACCGAGCACTCGAAAAAGCTTTGGCACAACTATACAACGTAGATGCCTGCCTGACATTTGTCAGCGGACATGCAACGAATGTCTCCACCATCTCACAGCTATTTGGACGCAAGGACATCATCTTTCAAGATTCGCTTGCACATAATTCTATTGTACAAGGCGCAACTGCTTCCGGAGCCTATCGGATATGTTTCCCTCATAATGATCTAGATGCCCTTGAACGTCTTCTGCACGAACATCGCGGTCAATATCAGAGGGCACTCATTGTCACGGAAGGACTTTTTAGCATGGACGGGCATATCGCGGATTTACCCGGACTGATCGCACTCAAAAAACGCCATAAATGCTTTTTGATGGTCGATGATGCACATGGCTTTGGCGTACTGGGCAAAACAGGCTGCGGAGTTGCCGAGCATTTCGGCATCAATCCCCAAAATGTGGACATTTGGATGGGGACGCTGAGTAAAACCCTATGCGGTTGTGGAGGATTCATAGCCGGAAGCAAATCGCTTATTGAATTGCTAAAATTCACGGCATCCGGCTTTGTATACAGCGTAGGAATGTCCCCGCCACTGGCGGCTGCCTCGAAGACCGCCCTTGAAATAATGCTACGAGAACCTTGGCGGGTTGAAAAATTGCAGTCCATCAGCCGTTTTTTTCTATCTTACGCCAAAGATAAACAACTTAATACCGGAGATGCCGATGGTTACGCGATTGTGCCCATCAAACTCGGCAGTTCTCTGGTTGCCGGACTTCTAGCCACAGCTCTGTTTGAATTAAAGGTGAACGTACTGCCCATCATCTATCCCGTCGTTGAGGAAGGCTCCGCCCGCCTGCGCTTCTTTCTTTCGGCCGCTCACGGGGAAGAGTGTGTACGTCAAGCTCTTGATGCCGTTGCGGAAGAACTTCCCAAAGCCCTCGACCGGGCGGAAGCCATTGTTCGGTAA
- a CDS encoding capsule biosynthesis protein: MTLASTKRTFLFLQGPQSAFFRRLGRTLRRYGASVIKINFCGGDIAHWPGQESRLYLGGNREWSSWISRIMQEEKVTDLLLFGDWRPLHWEAVLLARHFRIRVFVFEEGYLRPDYITMEEGGVNGNSTMPTNSQAVLEAAGLFPEPLPPTSVPNPIRQRVYDAIIHHVCNGIMLPAFFRYRTHRPHNIARELCGWIPRYLGRKKREKKSQVILRNFFHHKHPYFLFPLQLDADAQVRRYSPFSGMREGIGHVIASFAAYAEQNTHLLIKNHPLDNGLIDYAGFIEDFTRACGVSERVHFVDHGNTTRMIKHSSGVVLLNSTIGLSALELGRPVYCIGKSIYAMQGLALSNIDQPLNSFWTLPIEPNKIVLDAFLKVLKVRTLVNGNFYTSLGIRTAIAHCMVRLGMVQPTCMQLTCPDEIPSSFNAEPKPIWTTP, from the coding sequence ATGACACTTGCATCCACAAAACGCACATTTCTGTTTCTGCAGGGACCCCAAAGCGCTTTTTTTCGCAGACTTGGGCGCACCTTACGCCGTTATGGCGCATCAGTCATTAAAATCAATTTTTGCGGTGGTGACATCGCCCATTGGCCAGGACAAGAATCCAGACTTTACCTTGGCGGAAATCGGGAATGGTCGAGTTGGATTTCGCGTATCATGCAAGAAGAAAAGGTCACTGATTTGCTTCTTTTTGGCGATTGGCGCCCTTTGCACTGGGAAGCAGTCCTTTTGGCCCGCCATTTTAGAATTCGGGTCTTTGTTTTTGAGGAAGGCTACCTACGCCCCGACTACATCACCATGGAAGAAGGCGGGGTAAACGGCAATTCCACCATGCCAACCAACTCTCAAGCGGTGCTCGAAGCGGCTGGACTTTTTCCCGAGCCCCTTCCTCCGACATCGGTTCCCAATCCCATACGACAACGCGTGTACGACGCAATTATTCATCACGTCTGCAACGGAATCATGTTACCCGCCTTCTTTCGTTACAGGACGCATCGTCCACACAACATCGCCAGAGAGCTCTGCGGCTGGATTCCTAGATATCTTGGTCGGAAAAAACGTGAAAAAAAATCTCAGGTCATTTTAAGAAATTTTTTTCACCATAAGCACCCGTATTTTCTCTTTCCTCTTCAACTTGATGCTGATGCGCAAGTACGACGATATTCCCCGTTTAGTGGAATGCGCGAGGGGATCGGACATGTGATTGCTTCCTTCGCAGCATATGCTGAACAGAACACTCATCTTTTAATCAAAAATCATCCCTTGGACAACGGCCTTATCGACTACGCCGGATTCATTGAAGATTTTACCCGTGCTTGCGGTGTTTCGGAGCGTGTTCATTTTGTTGATCATGGAAATACAACACGAATGATTAAGCACTCAAGCGGAGTTGTCCTTCTAAACAGCACCATAGGACTCTCTGCACTAGAACTTGGAAGACCAGTTTACTGCATAGGAAAGTCTATTTATGCCATGCAAGGACTTGCTTTGAGCAATATAGATCAGCCTTTAAACAGTTTTTGGACATTACCTATCGAGCCGAACAAAATCGTACTCGACGCTTTCCTCAAGGTTCTCAAGGTTCGCACATTGGTCAACGGCAACTTTTATACTTCTTTAGGCATCAGAACCGCCATCGCACATTGCATGGTTCGATTAGGCATGGTGCAACCGACTTGCATGCAGTTAACCTGCCCCGATGAAATTCCGTCCAGCTTCAATGCAGAACCCAAACCAATCTGGACAACACCATAA